From the Tetrapisispora phaffii CBS 4417 chromosome 10, complete genome genome, one window contains:
- the TPHA0J01110 gene encoding DUF4149 domain-containing protein (similar to Saccharomyces cerevisiae YPR098C; ancestral locus Anc_3.411) — protein MIFPELFKPTAHLLFYSFAFGGTLFYSKVASIVAYRTLEREQFSELQNHMFPQLFRLETLAPIILAFTAPYNVQPGAYHCLIAAFASGLINLVALLPWAKKVKLERKELAKKFEGEELEKKDAPLKKSFGKVHLASVILNTVHIILMGTYGYCLTKALYY, from the coding sequence ATGATTTTTCCAGAACTATTCAAACCAACAGCTCATTTGCTATTTTATTCATTCGCTTTTGGTGGCACCCTTTTTTACTCTAAAGTAGCTTCCATCGTGGCTTACCGTACTCTAGAAAGGGAGCAATTCTCTGAGCTACAGAACCACATGTTCCCACAATTATTTAGATTAGAGACTCTTGCTCCAATTATCTTAGCCTTCACTGCTCCATACAACGTCCAACCAGGTGCTTATCACTGTTTAATTGCTGCTTTCGCTTCAGGTTTAATCAATTTGGTTGCTTTACTACCATGGGCCAAGAAAGTTAAATTAGAGAGAAAAGAATTAGCCAAAAAATTCGAAGGTGAGGAAttagaaaagaaagatgcTCCATTAAAGAAATCATTTGGAAAAGTTCACTTAGCAAGTGTTATTTTAAATACAGTCCATATCATCTTAATGGGTACTTATGGTTACTGTCTAACTAAAGCCCTATACTATTAA
- the MRPL51 gene encoding mitochondrial 54S ribosomal protein mL43 (similar to Saccharomyces cerevisiae MRPL51 (YPR100W); ancestral locus Anc_3.412), with protein MVVKAISQSSVARNGVGAFVFPVKKITLQYCNWGGSSDGIRKFLVSSRLDKFAEKYPHIEFNILRKPGHPILRGEYTNGREKVICVRNLNPNDVENKLVLLKNSSGNILQKLTRNDNVKSLNSSVRGVWSPLHADSKYTI; from the coding sequence ATGGTTGTCAAAGCTATATCTCAATCTTCGGTCGCTAGAAATGGTGTTGGTGCGTTTGTCTTTCctgttaaaaaaattactcTTCAATATTGTAATTGGGGTGGATCTTCAGATGGTATTAGAAAATTCCTTGTATCTAGTCGACTAGATAAGTTTGCCGAAAAGTACCCacatattgaatttaatattttaagaaaacCAGGTCATCCGATTTTAAGAGGTGAATATACAAATGGACGTGAAAAGGTGATTTGTGTGAGAAATTTGAATCCAAATGATGTTGAAAATAAACTGGTATTGTTGAAGAATTCTAGTGGTAATATTTTACAGAAATTGACAAGGAATGATAATGTTAAATCTTTGAATTCAAGTGTTAGAGGTGTTTGGTCTCCTCTTCATGCAGATTCAAAATATACTATTTGA
- the GCD2 gene encoding translation initiation factor eIF2B subunit delta (similar to Saccharomyces cerevisiae GCD2 (YGR083C); ancestral locus Anc_3.413), translated as MNEVQEANKVKEKDAPVTTPETAGDSQKLSNKELKELKKKEKAAKRSAKKQENGISIEQQQAQAEAKKEKKQHQREKQLKQQEDKKMKQMHKDKESVMRGENKSTLFSHLETTAERRAAILAFTSSVNSPLASKITATGLAIPTIAGVLSGSNVATTSPLGQNGSIVPSTTNGSVGEIETSSKAPSVSEMAKSLADFTLHEEENSIVPGVTSVVPHSLENNINTSQFSTVVKEILINKDLIHPVIVKLTSSLAQYKIVGSIPRCIAMLEAFQIVIEDYQTPPGTTLSRNLTNYLSHQIDVLTKARPLSVTMGNAIRWLKQEISLIDPSTPDKEAKRDLCEAIAQFAREKIELADRLIIENASQHLTDGSSIVTYGASKVLKDLIIENAVVKKKDIEVTVVDSRPLFEGRKMAEFLRRNGVKVTYALITSLDTIFNMKVDYVFLGTHSILSNGFLYSRAGTAMVAMSAKQKNIPVLVCCESLKFSQRVQLDSVTYNELADPNDLVNINYSNPSQKYGNTGSLLQRFVQEREAAREKDEVDMNQKGKKSQAPSNKGKDKETANDDADINKNILDNWQKSPNLNIINILYDLTPPDYIKKIITEFGALPPSSVPVILREYKGSA; from the coding sequence ATGAATGAAGTTCAAGAGGCCAATAAGGTAAAAGAGAAGGATGCTCCAGTGACAACTCCAGAAACTGCTGGAGATTCACAAAAGCTATCAAATAAggaattaaaagaattgaaaaagaaggaaaaaGCAGCCAAAAGGTCTGCtaaaaaacaagaaaatgGTATTTCTATTGAACAGCAACAAGCTCAAGCTGAAGctaagaaagaaaagaaacaacaTCAAAGGGAAAAGCAGTTGAAACAACAAGAGGACAAGAAGATGAAGCAGATGCataaagataaagaatCAGTGATGAGAGGAGAAAATAAAAGCACATTGTTTAGTCATCTAGAAACTACTGCTGAAAGAAGAGCTGCTATTTTAGCATTTACTAGTTCTGTCAACTCACCATTAGCATCAAAGATCACAGCAACTGGTCTAGCAATTCCAACGATTGCCGGTGTTTTGTCAGGTTCTAATGTTGCTACAACATCTCCATTAGGTCAAAATGGTTCGATTGTCCCTTCTACTACAAACGGCTCAGTTGgtgaaattgaaacaagCAGCAAAGCTCCAAGTGTATCCGAAATGGCTAAATCTTTAGCTGACTTCACTTTACACGAAGAAGAAAACTCCATTGTACCAGGTGTTACCTCAGTCGTCCCACATTCTTTAGAGAACAACATTAACACTTCTCAATTTTCGACCGTGgttaaagaaattttaattaataaagatttaattCATCCAGTAATTGTTAAGTTAACATCATCATTAGCTCAATATAAAATCGTAGGGTCGATTCCACGTTGTATTGCAATGTTAGAGGCTTTTCAAATTGTGATCGAAGATTACCAAACTCCACCAGGAACTACATTATCGCGTAATCTAACTAATTATTTATCTCACCAAATTGATGTGCTTACCAAAGCCAGACCCTTAAGTGTAACTATGGGTAACGCTATTAGATGGTTGAAGCAAGAAATTTCTCTTATCGACCCATCAACTCCTGATAAAGAGGCTAAAAGAGATTTATGTGAAGCCATTGCTCAATTTGCTCgtgaaaaaattgaactTGCTGATAgattaattattgaaaatgctTCTCAGCATTTAACTGATGGCTCATCCATTGTTACATATGGTGCCTCAAAAGTGTTAAAGGActtaattattgaaaatgcagttgttaaaaaaaagGATATAGAAGTTACTGTTGTTGATTCCAGACCGTTATTTGAAGGCAGAAAAATGGCTGAATTTTTAAGAAGAAACGGTGTTAAAGTAACCTATGCTCTAATTACCAGTTTGGATACTATTTTCAACATGAAAGTGGATTATGTATTTTTAGGTACacattcaattttatcCAATGGTTTCTTATACTCCAGGGCTGGTACCGCAATGGTGGCAATGAGTGcaaagcaaaaaaatattccagTTTTAGTTTGCTGTGAAagtttgaaattttcacAAAGAGTACAATTGGATAGTGTTACGTACAATGAATTAGCTGATCCAAATGATCTagttaatattaattatagCAATCCATCACAAAAATATGGCAACACTGGTTCTTTACTACAGCGTTTTGTTCAAGAACGTGAAGCTGCCAGAGAAAAGGATGAAGTTGACATGAACCAAAAGGGTAAAAAATCCCAAGCACCTAGTAATAAAGGCAAAGATAAGGAGACTGCAAATGATGATGCCGATATCAATAAGAATATACTTGACAATTGGCAGAAATCTCCAAATCtaaatatcattaacaTTCTATATGATCTTACTCCACCtgattatattaaaaagattattaCTGAATTTGGTGCATTGCCACCTTCATCAGTGCCTGTTATTCTTAGAGAATACAAAGGTTCCGCATaa
- the COG4 gene encoding Golgi transport complex subunit COG4 (similar to Saccharomyces cerevisiae COG4 (YPR105C); ancestral locus Anc_3.419) has product MSELYLDSNDNEISWDNAVLEGLLSKELSKYNQLFSKLSTQSQLNKLHDIIQRDKAETTGQLNKFIATSQFSHNKKIRKLELLRTNLTTVLTNYNISLANVSSSNNIAKSINYDISTIDTEKNLVNKILEFLNYIRLLKNNISLINNALKDENYVVAATAIEEIRKIPENVIKSEFASRVVPSSEVSDEPTVVINKWSDELKEIFQKRFMKAAESSDTEELTLMFKMFPMIGQDKLGLDMYSKYVCNIIAEESRTLMTINGNDNLEQSIKRPGFFSQVLLHLFKLVSTVINEHSKVITVSYNLTYMTNVMEKVEKEAELQAGLVLDTFAESKKLTRTVKEIKEWQRLQMKKNNRKLNGDSSDSEDSDAESMDGVQMISVNNISLLINEFSQILQNWSMYTRFFSVRWNEFNDIKYTKLDYAPSLLESNFKNKLVNEGFISTFDTLVLYHLHKSFNNSIELEEMPDINNLVTLRNTVPKHKEVSSYAITSVLEDITLLVRKNLVVVVNTGQFDILSRFLDQLVRFIQNEYLVRFLQNKFKNLQPKLIPSLALKEYIPKEELTNIGHHNSKLMTPVSSSTKLSKLGFDLRGAAANALTNIQSNIQSVVSDPESVLSLHNYLIYVNTLYLNVVFTQKILVKEILENNPTMLSDNFPFGEDSELLTAKINACNELVKKQNEKLQKWSLKYLFENVLKNKISVLCKDLFVNGNDNTYISSTDDFEDLTSINDFILKWKALIIPYKNVLYDDAFIELLNNIVNYIVTLVDKKIWSLRVNDLGATKLDRELSLYISTICDTNYLLREKFISITQMVLVLGFDDDDFDTETNDVKEEIANGINWVLTSKDRIRTRNLKVDKRQ; this is encoded by the coding sequence ATGTCGGAACTATATTTGGATAGTAACGATAACGAGATCTCATGGGATAATGCAGTTTTAGAAGGGCTTCTATCCAAAGAACTTTCTaaatataatcaattattttcaaaattgtcAACTCAATCgcaattgaataaattgCACGATATAATTCAGAGAGATAAAGCTGAGACTACGGGACagttaaataaattcatcGCAACTTCACAATTTTcacataataaaaaaattagaaagTTGGAATTATTAAGAACAAATTTAACTACTGTACTcacaaattataatatttcattagCAAATGTCTCAagttcaaataatatagcAAAATCAATCAATTATGATATTTCAACTATCGAtacagaaaaaaatttagtTAATAAGATATTggaatttttgaattatataagattattgaaaaataatatttcattgaTAAATAACGCCCTTAAGGATGAAAACTATGTCGTTGCAGCAACAGCCATCGAggaaattagaaaaatcCCAGAAAATGTTATAAAGTCAGAATTTGCATCAAGAGTTGTACCATCAAGTGAAGTCTCAGATGAACCAACTGttgtaattaataaatggAGTGATGAATTAAAGGaaatattccaaaaaaGATTTATGAAAGCTGCAGAGTCAAGTGATACAGAGGAATTGACATTAATGTTTAAAATGTTCCCAATGATAGGTCAAGATAAATTAGGTTTGGATATGTATTCAAAATATGTCTGTAATATTATTGCCGAAGAGAGTAGAACCTTAATGACAATTAATGGTAACGATAACTTGGAACAGTCGATAAAACGACCTGGGTTTTTCTCACAAGTGTTATTACATCTGTTTAAGTTAGTTTCAACTGTTATTAATGAACATTCTAAAGTCATTACAGTATCTTATAATCTGACTTACATGACAAACGTCATGGAAAAAGTAGAAAAAGAAGCTGAATTGCAAGCTGGCTTAGTGCTTGATACCTTTGCTGAATcgaaaaaattaacaagAACCGTGAAAGAAATTAAGGAATGGCAACGTCtccaaatgaaaaaaaacaatcGTAAATTAAATGGCGACAGTAGTGATTCAGAGGATTCTGATGCAGAAAGTATGGATGGTGTTCAAATGATATCAGTTaacaatatttcattattaataaatgaattttcacaaattttacaaaattgGTCAATGTATACAAGATTTTTCTCTGTTAGATGGAATGAATTTAACGACATTAAATACACCAAATTAGATTACGCACCTAGCTTATTGGAAAGcaactttaaaaataaactaGTAAATGAAGGTTTTATATCAACTTTTGATACTTTAGTATTGTATCATTTACATAAGtctttcaataattctattgaattagaagaaatgCCAGACATTAATAATCTCGTTACTCTAAGGAACACTGTACCTAAACACAAAGAAGTATCGTCATATGCTATAACCTCTGTTCTTGAAGACATCACCTTATTGGTGAGAAAAAATTTGGTTGTAGTAGTAAACACAGGTCAATTCGATATATTATCTAGATTTTTGGACCAGCTGGTCAGATTTATacaaaatgaatatttggTCAGatttttacaaaataaattcaaaaatctACAACCGAAGTTGATACCGTCATTAGCCTTAAAAGAGTACATTCCTAAGGAAGAATTAACCAATATTGGCCATCACAATTCGAAACTTATGACTCCAGTATCCTCAAGTACaaaactttcaaaattagGATTTGATCTGAGAGGCGCAGCAGCTAATGCTTTAACCAATATTCAATCAAATATACAATCGGTAGTTTCAGATCCAGAATCTGTCCTCTCATTAcataattatttgatttacGTGAACACATTGTATTTGAACGTTGTCTTTACACAAAAAATTTTGgttaaagaaattttagAGAATAATCCAACCATGTTATCCGATAATTTCCCATTTGGTGAGGATTCTGAATTATTGACTGCAAAGATAAATGCATGTAATGAACTGgtgaaaaaacaaaatgaaaaacttcaaaaatGGTCTCTAAAATATCTATTTGAGAATGtacttaaaaataaaatcagtGTTTTATGCAAGGATTTATTTGTGAACGGAAACGACAACACATACATATCCAGCACTGATGATTTTGAAGACCTTACAtcaataaatgattttattttaaaatggAAGGCTTTAATAATTCCTTATAAGAATGTCTTGTATGATGATGCTTTCatagaattattgaataacaTCGTTAATTACATCGTGACACTGGTTGATAAGAAAATCTGGTCTTTACGTGTTAATGATTTAGGTGCTACTAAATTAGATCGTGAATTAAGTTTATACATTAGTACTATCTGTGACACAAACTATCTATTAAGAGAAAAATTCATATCCATTACACAAATGGTTCTAGTTCTAGgttttgatgatgatgactTCGATACAGAAACGAACGATGTCAAGGAAGAAATTGCCAACGGTATAAATTGGGTCTTGACTTCAAAAGATCGTATCAGAACAAGAAATCTCAAGGTTGACAAAAGACAGTAG
- the PIL1 gene encoding lipid-binding protein PIL1 (similar to Saccharomyces cerevisiae PIL1 (YGR086C); ancestral locus Anc_3.420), with the protein MHRTYSLRNSRAPTAAQLQNPPPPPSSTKSRFFGKGGIAYSFRKNTAGAFGPELSRKLSQLVKIEKNVLRSMEIVSNERRDAATQLSVWGLENDDDVSDITDKLGVLIYEISELDDQFIDRYDQYRLTLKSVRDIEGSVQPSRDRKAKLTDKIAYLKYKDPQSPKIEILEQELVRAEAESLVAEAQLSNITRSKLRAAFNYQFDSIVEHSEKIALIAGYGKALLELLDDSPVTPGETRPAYDGYEASKQIIIDAESALNEWTLDSAQVKATLSFKNDEDIVYDDYEDEDDLVDEAIAQEDHDGQWSGEEEEEEEEEELHQDAEEESVHVN; encoded by the coding sequence ATGCATAGAACTTATTCACTCAGAAACTCAAGAGCCCCTACTGCTGCTCAATTGCAGAACCCTCCTCCTCCTCCTTCCTCGACCAAGTCTAGGTTCTTCGGCAAGGGTGGTATCGCGTACTCTTTCAGAAAGAACACCGCCGGCGCTTTTGGCCCCGAGCTGTCTAGAAAGTTGTCGCAGCTGGTGAAGATCGAGAAGAACGTCTTGAGATCGATGGAAATCGTCTCCAATGAGAGGAGAGACGCCGCTACACAATTGTCTGTGTGGGGCCTGGAGAACGACGACGACGTCTCGGACATCACCGACAAGCTGGGTGTTCTAATCTACGAGATCAGTGAGCTGGACGACCAGTTCATCGATCGCTACGACCAGTACAGACTTACTTTGAAGTCCGTGAGGGACATCGAGGGGTCCGTCCAACCATCAAGAGACAGAAAAGCTAAGTTGACCGACAAAATCGCTTATTTGAAGTACAAGGACCCACAATCCCCAAAGATCGAGATTCTAGAACAAGAACTGGTCAGAGCTGAAGCGGAATCTTTGGTTGCTGAAGCACAATTGTCAAACATCACCAGATCGAAATTAAGAGCTGCATTCAACTACCAATTTGACTCCATCGTGGAACACTCAGAAAAAATAGCCCTGATCGCTGGTTACGGCAAGGCCCTACTAGAATTACTAGATGACTCTCCAGTCACTCCAGGTGAAACTAGACCAGCCTACGACGGCTACGAAGCTTCTAAACAAATTATCATTGACGCAGAAAGTGCATTGAACGAATGGACCTTGGACTCTGCCCAAGTGAAAGCAACTTTGTCTTTCAAGAACGACGAAGACATTGTCTACGACGACTACGAGGATGAAGATGACTTAGTCGATGAAGCTATCGCTCAAGAAGATCACGACGGCCAATGGTCCGGcgaggaagaagaagaggaagaagaggaGGAACTTCATCAAGACGCCGAGGAAGAATCTGTACACGTGAATTAA
- the ISR1 gene encoding putative protein kinase ISR1 (similar to Saccharomyces cerevisiae ISR1 (YPR106W); ancestral locus Anc_3.421), translated as MYTYTMPLDQHSLCTWSLMPPSRPPPRNPVRPEMEQYSSSCCLNNDIDLIVNKPSVSSLSPLQNNVAILSSNAFYNPSTSIVPPDLDFFTNRQLRLRKVIGKGAISYVYSIASNDTVVLKFPTGRKKYNIIINEFLLLKYLSDPSAPRNNHIIQTLGVTYLTKTNFKNFRNGELVPAIALHRCTMDLQNYYVELNGKLDYAAAPNGNGLKRCKAAWWRILEHALQALAFLKMKKILHTDIKTANVLVDIADNGPIFYISDFTSAVLLDQEQGALEIEHSIFTTLEYCSPELLLKFRAHNSNKSAPVPEDKHDSVGWESYYRRDFYSLGLCLLAFIVNNEPYKKIKDLKFHAAQNITSSFESNQWLLNIILQNTPIKFNIQYDSHLSNNKQFETFWQQELDLLKKILQNKISLEDCITLVKRYDSDMGKAT; from the coding sequence ATGTATACGTATACGATGCCTCTTGATCAACACTCTCTCTGTACATGGTCTCTTATGCCCCCCTCTCGGCCCCCCCCTCGTAATCCCGTAAGGCCTGAAATGGAACAATACTCCTCTTCGTGTTGTTTGAACAATGACATCGATCTCATTGTAAATAAACCATCAGTTTCATCTCTTAGTCCACTACAGAATAATGTCGCGATTTTATCAAGTAATGCCTTCTATAATCCGTCTACTTCAATTGTTCCGCCCGATTTGGACTTCTTCACTAACAGACAGCTGCGCTTGCGAAAAGTCATCGGCAAAGGCGCCATCTCATACGTGTATTCCATTGCTTCAAATGATACCGTTGTTTTAAAGTTTCCTACAGGCAGgaaaaaatacaatatcATCATAAATGAGTTCCTGCTGCTGAAGTATCTGTCCGATCCCTCGGCGCCACGCAACAACCATATCATACAAACATTGGGTGTCACGTATTTGACAAAGACTAATTTCAAGAATTTTAGAAATGGCGAGCTGGTGCCAGCAATTGCATTGCACAGGTGCACTATGGACCTGCAAAATTACTATGTGGAATTGAACGGCAAGTTGGATTACGCTGCTGCACCTAATGGCAACGGATTGAAGCGATGCAAGGCTGCATGGTGGAGGATACTGGAACATGCTTTGCAAGCATTGGCTTtcttgaaaatgaaaaagataCTGCATACCGACATTAAAACTGCAAATGTCTTAGTGGACATAGCAGACAATGGCCccattttttatatatcgGATTTTACTTCGGCGGTATTGTTGGATCAAGAGCAAGGCGCCCTGGAGATTGAACACAGCATTTTCACAACTTTGGAATACTGTTCCCCAGAACTTTTGCTGAAGTTTCGTGCTCACAACAGCAACAAGAGTGCTCCGGTACCCGAGGACAAACATGATTCGGTCGGTTGGGAGTCGTATTATAGAAGAGATTTTTACTCGCTAGGACTGTGTCTATTGGCATTCattgtaaataatgaaCCCTATAAGAAAATTAAGGATTTGAAGTTCCATGCAGCGCAGAACATCACGTCCTCATTCGAAAGTAATCAATGGTTACTAAACATAATACTTCAAAATACTcctattaaatttaatattcaatatgaTAGTCATCTCTCAAACAATAAACAATTCGAAACGTTCTGGCAACAAGAATTGGATctgttgaaaaaaattcttcaaaataaaatatcactTGAAGATTGCATTACTTTAGTTAAACGGTATGATTCAGATATGGGGAAGGCTACTTAA